In the Paenibacillus sp. FSL H7-0357 genome, one interval contains:
- the bglX gene encoding beta-glucosidase BglX: MTKPFIQELVNEMTLDEKLAQLTQLGPYYWGLDDTVDLTGPFKELKIKPHAIENIGSVLNGVGARNAIEMQTRHMQKSRQKIPLLFMADVIHGYRTILPIPLALGCSFDLEACERFAELAAKESAAAGIHVTFSPMTDLVRDPRWGRVMETSGEDPYLNARVTESMVRGYQGKDLKEKGRIAACVKHFAGYGAPEGGREYNTVDMSSGVLREFYLPAYKAAVDAGVAMVMAAFNTVDRIPATGNEQLLRGILREEWGFNGVTIADFNSVNELIPHGAAVDGREAAEKSLAAGLDIEMMSTHYLHHAADLIEQGRLDVALIDEAVIRVLELKDALGLFENPFKDADPQVDEATEPNAEHLQTARELGASSVVLLKNDNEALPLKRGMKIGLAGPFATSIHVLGGWAGTEKDPAVSLYTGLSRKTSAGDILTAMTGELGSMLEGVFDVEDGIEEAFHRLKDCDVILAAVGENQQDTGEGGSKTNLRLSPNQEKLIWRLKDTGKKIVTIVFSGRPLELKPVLDASDALLQAWFLGSESGNSLADVLFGDYNPSGRLSMSFPYTVGQIPVYYNAYSTGRPYDPMYPQVRYVTRYLDCPNDPLFCFGYGLSYSDFAYSSFKVEAADKLVASIEVENTSDIEGKETVQLYIHDVSASVVRPVKELKGFRQLSLAAHEKQVVSFEITRDMLMFYGKDDQLVFEPGEFDIMIGRNSGDHFTRRIHID; the protein is encoded by the coding sequence ATGACTAAACCGTTTATCCAAGAGCTTGTGAATGAAATGACACTGGACGAAAAACTGGCCCAATTAACCCAGCTTGGTCCTTACTATTGGGGCCTGGACGATACCGTTGATTTGACGGGTCCGTTCAAGGAGCTCAAAATTAAGCCACATGCCATTGAGAATATCGGAAGCGTTCTGAACGGCGTTGGAGCCCGGAATGCCATCGAAATGCAGACCCGCCATATGCAAAAAAGCCGCCAGAAGATTCCGCTGCTCTTTATGGCGGATGTCATCCACGGCTACCGGACCATTCTGCCCATTCCTCTGGCGCTGGGCTGCAGCTTCGATCTGGAAGCCTGTGAACGCTTTGCCGAGCTCGCTGCCAAAGAAAGCGCGGCTGCCGGGATTCATGTCACTTTCTCACCGATGACCGATCTCGTCCGCGATCCGCGCTGGGGCCGTGTCATGGAAACATCCGGTGAGGACCCTTATCTGAACGCCCGCGTCACCGAAAGTATGGTGCGCGGCTATCAGGGCAAAGACCTGAAGGAAAAAGGACGCATAGCCGCCTGTGTCAAGCATTTTGCCGGCTATGGTGCGCCTGAAGGCGGCCGGGAATACAATACGGTCGATATGTCCTCCGGTGTATTGCGTGAATTCTATCTGCCTGCCTACAAGGCCGCGGTCGATGCCGGTGTAGCTATGGTAATGGCCGCATTCAATACGGTAGACCGTATTCCGGCAACCGGAAATGAACAGCTTCTGCGCGGGATTCTGCGGGAAGAATGGGGATTCAATGGTGTTACCATCGCTGACTTCAATTCCGTCAATGAGCTGATCCCCCACGGGGCTGCAGTGGATGGCCGCGAAGCTGCAGAGAAAAGTCTGGCTGCCGGTCTTGATATCGAGATGATGTCCACCCACTATCTCCATCATGCCGCAGACCTGATTGAACAAGGCCGGCTTGATGTCGCTTTGATCGACGAAGCGGTTATCCGCGTACTGGAGCTTAAGGACGCACTGGGTTTGTTTGAAAATCCGTTCAAGGATGCGGATCCGCAAGTGGATGAGGCAACCGAACCTAATGCGGAGCATTTGCAGACGGCACGCGAGCTTGGCGCAAGCTCGGTTGTGCTGCTGAAAAATGACAATGAAGCTTTGCCGCTCAAGCGGGGGATGAAAATCGGCCTGGCCGGTCCTTTCGCCACATCCATACATGTGCTGGGCGGCTGGGCCGGAACGGAAAAGGATCCGGCGGTCTCGCTCTACACAGGACTTTCCCGGAAAACCTCAGCCGGGGATATCCTTACGGCAATGACCGGCGAGCTGGGGAGTATGCTGGAGGGTGTATTTGATGTAGAGGACGGGATAGAAGAAGCGTTTCACCGCTTGAAGGATTGCGATGTGATCCTTGCTGCAGTGGGCGAGAACCAGCAGGATACCGGAGAAGGCGGCAGCAAAACCAACCTGCGCCTGTCTCCTAATCAGGAGAAGCTGATCTGGCGCCTGAAGGACACCGGCAAAAAGATAGTGACCATTGTATTCAGCGGCCGGCCACTGGAGCTGAAGCCTGTGCTGGATGCCAGCGATGCTTTGCTCCAAGCCTGGTTCCTCGGCTCGGAGTCAGGGAACTCACTGGCAGATGTACTGTTCGGGGACTACAATCCTTCCGGGCGTTTATCCATGAGCTTCCCCTACACTGTGGGCCAGATTCCGGTTTATTACAATGCTTATTCAACAGGACGTCCCTATGATCCCATGTATCCGCAAGTACGTTATGTAACCCGGTATTTAGACTGCCCCAATGACCCGCTCTTCTGCTTCGGCTATGGCCTGAGCTATTCTGATTTTGCTTACAGCAGCTTCAAGGTTGAAGCCGCTGACAAGCTTGTAGCCTCTATTGAGGTAGAGAATACCTCGGACATCGAAGGTAAAGAAACCGTTCAGCTCTATATTCACGATGTCAGCGCAAGCGTTGTGCGTCCGGTCAAAGAGCTTAAGGGTTTCCGGCAGCTTTCATTGGCAGCGCATGAGAAGCAGGTGGTTTCCTTTGAAATCACCAGAGACATGTTAATGTTCTATGGCAAGGACGATCAGCTTGTCTTCGAGCCTGGTGAATTTGATATAATGATCGGCCGAAACTCAGGAGATCATTTCACCCGGCGTATCCATATCGACTGA
- a CDS encoding metallophosphoesterase family protein has translation MKRHLSFQNDGTFKIVQFTDLHWMDGRAEDQRTRKLMERIIEAEQPDLIVFTGDLIYTGPVPAEEKECENPQEAFREAVAAVEQTGIPWAFVFGNHDTETRISRDELMQVALEHPHTLAEAGPAELAGTGNYTLEIEGPNGSSAAVLYFLDSGSYSGLEQVPGYNWIQRNQLNWLTAESARLNPQAHEDKLPALAFFHIPVPEYQEVWSTRICYGHRFERVCSAPVNSGLFATLLEMGDVLGTFCGHDHINDFVGSLHGIRLCYGRASGYNTYGKEGFKRGARVIKLTLGEKNFDTWLRLEDGSTVLEQPVHEPDNVTVH, from the coding sequence ATGAAACGCCATTTATCATTCCAGAATGATGGAACCTTTAAAATTGTGCAATTTACCGATCTACATTGGATGGATGGAAGAGCCGAGGATCAGCGTACCCGTAAACTCATGGAGCGTATTATAGAAGCGGAGCAGCCTGATCTTATCGTTTTTACAGGGGATTTGATTTACACGGGTCCCGTTCCAGCGGAAGAAAAAGAATGTGAGAACCCTCAGGAAGCTTTCCGGGAGGCTGTCGCTGCTGTTGAACAAACCGGCATTCCCTGGGCCTTTGTATTTGGCAACCATGATACAGAAACCCGCATTTCCCGTGATGAACTGATGCAGGTAGCCTTGGAGCATCCTCACACGCTGGCTGAGGCCGGACCTGCGGAGCTTGCCGGTACAGGCAATTATACACTTGAAATTGAGGGGCCCAATGGCAGCTCCGCTGCAGTTCTTTATTTTCTGGACTCCGGCAGTTATTCCGGTCTTGAGCAGGTACCAGGCTACAATTGGATCCAGCGGAATCAGCTTAACTGGCTGACAGCAGAATCGGCACGGCTGAATCCGCAAGCACATGAGGATAAGCTGCCTGCACTCGCATTCTTTCATATCCCGGTTCCCGAGTACCAGGAGGTATGGTCTACCCGGATCTGCTATGGTCACCGATTCGAGCGCGTCTGTTCTGCTCCTGTTAATTCCGGATTATTTGCGACTTTGCTGGAAATGGGCGATGTGCTGGGCACCTTTTGCGGACATGACCATATCAACGACTTTGTTGGCAGCCTGCATGGCATACGCCTCTGTTACGGGCGGGCCTCAGGCTACAATACTTATGGAAAAGAAGGCTTTAAGCGGGGTGCCCGCGTGATAAAACTAACCCTGGGCGAAAAGAATTTTGATACTTGGCTCCGTCTTGAAGACGGCTCCACCGTACTGGAACAGCCCGTTCATGAGCCGGATAACGTAACCGTACACTAA
- a CDS encoding phosphoribosyltransferase → MSASYARLSESISKAKNVRIYKNKDTAYDFKLYPFGERGTYIDPGLISEITDNLADSVTQQFPAFDYIVSPEPGGHTWGMLAAYKLMKPMNILRLSTELYDNYEVCIKRETAYNENYIYFDGFKAGDRVLILDDVISSGATIRSIADQMADMGVHLVGVQAILAKGEHYKALEADYGIPVRVLSKV, encoded by the coding sequence ATGAGCGCATCCTATGCACGGTTAAGCGAGTCCATCAGCAAGGCCAAGAATGTGAGGATTTATAAAAACAAGGATACCGCCTATGATTTCAAGCTGTACCCTTTCGGAGAACGGGGCACCTATATTGATCCCGGGCTGATTAGTGAAATCACTGATAATCTGGCAGACAGTGTTACGCAGCAATTCCCTGCATTTGATTATATCGTATCGCCTGAACCCGGCGGACACACTTGGGGGATGCTGGCCGCCTACAAGCTGATGAAACCGATGAACATCCTGCGGCTCAGCACCGAGCTGTACGACAATTATGAGGTGTGCATCAAGCGGGAGACCGCTTATAACGAGAACTATATTTATTTTGACGGTTTCAAGGCCGGGGATCGGGTACTTATACTTGATGATGTCATCAGCTCGGGGGCGACTATCCGCTCCATCGCCGACCAAATGGCTGATATGGGCGTGCATTTAGTCGGGGTACAGGCGATTCTGGCCAAAGGCGAACACTACAAGGCGCTGGAAGCAGACTATGGCATACCGGTACGGGTGCTGTCTAAGGTATAA
- a CDS encoding IMP dehydrogenase, giving the protein MAFYYEQPSRTFSEFLLVPNLTTKDCIPGNVDLRTPVTKFRKGEAPALTMNLPVTSAVMQAVSDHNMAIALAKSGGISFIYGSQSVEQQVDMVRRVKKFKAGFVLSDSNLRPEDTLQDVLALKARSGHSTIAITDNGEPTGKLMGIVTSRDYRENRLPPECPITEFMTPLSALIYAAEGITLTEANDMIWDHKLNCLPIVNSSGHLVYLVFRKDYDSHQEYPLELHDSNKQLIVGAGINSRDYKERVPALVEAGADVLCIDSSDGYSEWQAETIHYIKDTFGESVKVGAGNVVDKEGFLYLVEAGADFVKVGIGGGSICITREQKGIGRGQASSVIEVAAARQEYYEQTGIYVPICSDGGIVHDYHIVLALAMGADFVMLGRYFARFDESPGRKLLVGGNFVKEYWGEGSSRARNWQRYDFGNADKESKLEFEEGVDSFIPYAGRLKDNLDLSISKIKSTMCNCGALTIPGLQQHAKITLVSSTTIYEGGAHDVMLKEKDRTS; this is encoded by the coding sequence ATGGCTTTTTATTATGAACAGCCTTCAAGAACGTTCAGCGAATTTCTGCTTGTTCCGAACCTGACCACCAAGGATTGTATCCCGGGTAATGTCGATCTTAGAACCCCTGTAACGAAATTCCGCAAGGGTGAAGCGCCAGCGCTTACGATGAACCTTCCGGTAACCTCCGCCGTGATGCAGGCCGTTTCCGACCACAACATGGCTATCGCTCTGGCCAAAAGCGGAGGAATCTCCTTCATCTATGGCTCCCAGTCTGTGGAACAGCAGGTTGATATGGTGCGCAGAGTCAAGAAATTCAAGGCAGGCTTTGTCCTCAGCGACTCCAATCTGCGCCCGGAGGATACCCTGCAGGATGTGCTGGCCCTAAAAGCGCGCAGTGGCCACTCCACCATCGCCATCACGGACAACGGCGAGCCAACCGGCAAGCTGATGGGCATTGTCACCAGCCGTGATTACCGCGAGAACCGCCTGCCGCCGGAATGCCCGATTACGGAATTCATGACTCCTCTCTCCGCTTTGATCTACGCCGCAGAAGGCATCACTTTAACGGAAGCCAATGATATGATCTGGGACCATAAGCTGAACTGTCTTCCGATCGTGAACAGCAGCGGCCATCTCGTCTACCTGGTCTTCCGCAAGGACTACGACAGCCATCAGGAATATCCGCTGGAGCTGCATGACAGCAATAAACAGCTCATCGTCGGTGCCGGCATCAACTCCCGGGATTACAAGGAGCGGGTTCCGGCGCTGGTCGAAGCAGGAGCAGATGTGCTCTGCATCGATTCCTCCGATGGTTATTCGGAATGGCAGGCAGAGACCATCCATTATATTAAGGATACTTTTGGGGAATCGGTAAAGGTGGGTGCCGGGAATGTCGTGGATAAAGAGGGATTCCTCTACCTCGTTGAAGCAGGGGCGGACTTCGTCAAAGTCGGCATCGGCGGCGGCTCCATCTGCATCACCCGGGAACAAAAAGGTATCGGCAGAGGGCAAGCCTCCTCCGTCATTGAAGTGGCCGCGGCCCGCCAGGAATACTACGAACAGACCGGAATTTATGTCCCGATCTGCTCCGACGGCGGCATCGTCCACGATTACCATATCGTCCTTGCCTTAGCCATGGGTGCAGACTTCGTGATGCTGGGCCGCTATTTCGCCAGATTCGATGAAAGCCCTGGCCGCAAGCTGCTGGTCGGCGGGAACTTTGTCAAAGAATATTGGGGTGAGGGCTCCAGCCGGGCCCGCAACTGGCAAAGATACGACTTCGGCAACGCCGATAAAGAAAGCAAACTTGAATTCGAGGAAGGTGTCGATTCCTTCATCCCTTATGCCGGCAGACTCAAAGACAACCTGGATCTCAGCATCAGCAAAATCAAATCGACCATGTGCAACTGCGGCGCTTTAACCATTCCCGGGCTGCAGCAGCATGCCAAAATCACCCTCGTTTCCTCCACAACTATTTACGAAGGGGGGGCACATGATGTTATGCTAAAGGAAAAAGACAGAACATCCTGA
- the hpt gene encoding hypoxanthine phosphoribosyltransferase: MTSLQKVLVTKTELQQRVQELGADISRDYEGKELVLIGILKGAAVFMADLMREITLPIGMDYMSVSSYGASSTSSGVITVKKDIDTDIRGKHVLLVEDMIDTGLTLQHLKQLFALREAASVRICTILSKPSRRLADIPIDYCGIEIPDEFVVGYGLDYAEQFRNLPEVWIVQTGE; this comes from the coding sequence ATGACGTCATTACAAAAGGTTCTGGTCACCAAAACAGAGCTGCAGCAGAGAGTCCAGGAGCTTGGAGCAGACATATCACGGGATTACGAAGGAAAGGAGCTGGTGCTCATCGGCATCCTCAAGGGAGCAGCCGTATTTATGGCTGACCTGATGCGCGAGATCACCCTCCCCATCGGCATGGATTACATGTCCGTATCCAGCTATGGCGCCAGCTCTACCTCAAGCGGCGTCATCACCGTCAAAAAAGACATCGACACCGACATCCGCGGCAAACATGTCCTCCTCGTCGAGGACATGATCGACACCGGCCTGACCCTGCAGCATCTCAAGCAGCTCTTTGCTCTCCGTGAGGCCGCTAGTGTCCGCATCTGCACCATCCTCAGCAAGCCCTCCCGCCGCCTTGCCGACATCCCCATCGACTACTGCGGCATCGAAATCCCCGATGAATTCGTCGTCGGTTACGGATTGGACTATGCCGAACAATTCCGGAATCTGCCGGAGGTTTGGATTGTGCAGACGGGCGAATAG
- a CDS encoding VanZ family protein, which yields MNDLLGYFIIGGIIIGALAILYLPVFFLLRRRVNVIRQLCFLLFAACSFIVLYATIISAWGEEAFHPAQHHLNLIPLRWLNESGGMSPDKAIVQVYANIIMFIPCGFFVPSVFSWARAFGRTVLVIFFWSFCIEFSQYFIGASADIDDIILNLLGGILGYAVFAFLSLCFQRTSGWEKLLGNENNRQKKNSIQTMDAKQRSIKWR from the coding sequence ATGAATGATTTACTGGGTTACTTTATAATAGGGGGCATTATCATTGGGGCTCTCGCCATCTTATATTTGCCGGTATTCTTTTTGTTGAGGAGACGGGTAAATGTAATCCGGCAGTTGTGCTTTTTGTTATTTGCTGCGTGCAGTTTTATAGTGTTGTACGCCACCATAATTTCAGCATGGGGAGAAGAAGCATTTCATCCGGCGCAACATCACTTGAATCTGATCCCTTTACGCTGGTTAAATGAGTCAGGGGGAATGTCGCCGGATAAAGCGATTGTGCAGGTCTATGCTAATATCATCATGTTTATCCCCTGTGGATTTTTTGTGCCAAGTGTATTTTCATGGGCGCGAGCCTTTGGGAGAACTGTGTTGGTGATTTTTTTCTGGAGCTTTTGTATCGAATTTTCGCAATATTTTATCGGAGCCTCCGCAGACATTGATGATATAATTCTGAACCTCTTGGGAGGTATACTCGGATATGCCGTATTTGCTTTTTTATCCCTCTGCTTTCAACGTACAAGCGGGTGGGAGAAGTTGTTAGGCAATGAAAATAACAGACAAAAGAAAAACTCAATCCAAACAATGGATGCAAAACAGCGGTCGATCAAATGGCGATAA
- a CDS encoding sensor histidine kinase encodes MIRWIIRNGSERYGGWGIKLKSKTHIQMNYAKLRMKVFIRMLILIILAIIAVDILYLLVRGRLGEGGVLLLQHVFGYEYSDALSIYESTFRDHWEIIMLIAISVFFLIFFYFSLSWFTKYFNEVNAGMDALIKDEADITLSPEMSSMEQKLIFVKQTLKKRELEVQVAEQNKRDLVMYLAHDIKTPLTSVIGYLSLLNEASDMPKEQQEKYMKITLDKAYHLERLIHDFFEVERYNQQTLQLNKQNVDISYMLIQMPDEFYPSLTTAGKKMVIDAEDTITVYGDADKLARVFNNILKNAVAYSDDNSTIEVAAKAHEGMANITFTNTGQTIPPDKQNSIFDKFYRLDDARSTNTGGAGLGLAIAKEIIMRHEGQIGMQSENGKTVFSVKIPLTSHGGHYE; translated from the coding sequence ATGATTCGGTGGATAATCCGAAATGGATCCGAACGATATGGGGGGTGGGGTATAAAATTGAAAAGTAAAACCCATATTCAGATGAACTATGCAAAGTTAAGGATGAAAGTATTCATTCGAATGCTGATTTTGATAATTCTTGCTATCATCGCAGTGGATATTCTATATTTACTAGTTCGAGGACGACTGGGTGAGGGAGGCGTTCTGTTATTACAACATGTTTTTGGTTACGAATATAGCGATGCCCTTTCGATTTACGAAAGTACTTTCCGTGATCATTGGGAAATCATAATGCTGATAGCGATATCGGTCTTTTTTCTTATTTTTTTCTATTTTTCTTTATCCTGGTTTACAAAATATTTTAATGAAGTCAATGCAGGAATGGATGCCTTAATTAAGGATGAAGCAGATATTACGCTATCACCGGAGATGTCCTCAATGGAGCAGAAACTGATTTTTGTGAAGCAAACCCTCAAAAAACGTGAACTGGAAGTACAGGTGGCAGAGCAGAACAAAAGAGATTTGGTCATGTATCTGGCTCATGATATAAAAACGCCGCTTACTTCCGTCATTGGATATTTGAGTTTACTTAACGAAGCTTCCGATATGCCGAAGGAGCAACAAGAGAAATATATGAAAATCACTTTGGATAAGGCGTATCATTTGGAGCGTCTTATCCATGATTTTTTTGAAGTCGAAAGGTATAACCAGCAAACGCTCCAGCTCAACAAACAGAACGTTGACATCTCTTATATGCTGATACAAATGCCGGATGAATTTTATCCCTCGCTCACGACTGCCGGAAAAAAGATGGTTATTGACGCCGAGGATACGATAACCGTTTATGGTGATGCAGATAAGCTGGCGCGGGTTTTTAATAACATTTTGAAAAATGCCGTTGCATACAGTGACGATAACAGCACGATTGAGGTGGCGGCAAAAGCCCATGAGGGTATGGCCAACATTACCTTTACGAACACCGGGCAAACCATACCGCCTGATAAGCAAAACAGTATCTTTGATAAGTTCTACCGATTGGATGATGCCCGTTCAACGAATACGGGAGGTGCAGGCTTGGGCCTGGCCATTGCCAAAGAAATAATAATGCGGCATGAGGGGCAGATCGGGATGCAGAGTGAAAATGGGAAAACCGTATTTAGCGTAAAGATACCGCTCACTTCACATGGAGGTCACTATGAATGA
- the vanR gene encoding VanR-ABDEGLN family response regulator transcription factor has protein sequence MTDNILVVDDEQAITDLIEIYLRNENFNVHKFYNGQDALKYIENEHVDLAILDVMLPDINGFTICQRIRENHNFPIIMLTAKDEETDQITGLTMGADDYITKPFRPLEMVARVKAQLRRYKKYKSMPVPDETVIAYSGLVLDVNTHECWLNEKQLSLTPTEFSILRVLCENKGKVISSEQLFHVIWGDEYYNKNNNTITVHIRHLREKMNDSVDNPKWIRTIWGVGYKIEK, from the coding sequence GTGACTGATAATATTCTGGTGGTGGATGATGAGCAGGCCATCACCGATCTGATCGAAATCTACTTAAGAAATGAAAATTTCAATGTTCATAAGTTTTATAATGGGCAGGATGCCCTCAAGTATATTGAGAATGAACATGTGGATTTAGCAATTCTGGATGTTATGCTTCCGGATATTAACGGTTTTACCATCTGCCAGCGCATTCGGGAAAATCATAATTTTCCTATTATAATGCTTACGGCTAAGGATGAAGAAACAGACCAGATTACTGGCCTTACGATGGGGGCAGACGATTATATTACCAAACCGTTTCGTCCGCTTGAGATGGTCGCGCGGGTAAAGGCGCAATTGCGCAGATATAAGAAATACAAGTCCATGCCAGTGCCTGATGAAACGGTCATAGCCTATTCCGGCCTGGTTCTGGATGTGAACACCCATGAGTGCTGGCTGAACGAAAAACAGTTATCTCTTACACCTACAGAATTTTCAATCTTACGGGTCCTTTGTGAGAATAAAGGCAAAGTCATCAGCTCGGAACAATTATTTCACGTGATTTGGGGCGATGAATATTACAATAAAAATAATAATACCATCACTGTTCATATCAGGCATTTGCGCGAAAAAATGAATGATTCGGTGGATAATCCGAAATGGATCCGAACGATATGGGGGGTGGGGTATAAAATTGAAAAGTAA
- a CDS encoding acyltransferase family protein — protein MTKLNYKLISTYRTQLMGLAILWVVLYHSTINASSVPVLGTLQAYGYGGVDIFLLVSGLGLYYAYRGNVSTATFYKRRLQRILPTYLPVVLLFCLLYWGIGEMSFTEVLLNLTTLSFWLGLDSRFDWYVPALLVLYLLTPLFMYFFRGRNKVIAVAVASLLGILLSVVLSGTSLSYLLIFTIRIPIFCVGVFVGYLIDQKRAISRLSLIMHLAVFVSGILLLVVSQKYLQDYVWSYGLWWYPFILITLPLCILAAGVLHWMAERKWTRYSFLSFCGTHSLEIYLLHERMLKMLTDLRRSLNLQVNDLVLNAICILITLGLALLLKKAVAGFSARVKSGTIPVTTS, from the coding sequence ATGACAAAGCTTAATTATAAGCTGATCAGCACGTATCGTACCCAACTCATGGGACTGGCGATTCTGTGGGTGGTGCTGTATCATTCGACGATTAATGCATCCTCCGTGCCGGTTCTCGGCACCTTGCAAGCCTATGGGTACGGTGGAGTCGATATCTTTCTGCTGGTTTCGGGTTTGGGGTTATATTATGCCTATCGCGGAAATGTCAGCACGGCTACCTTTTACAAAAGACGGCTGCAGCGGATTCTGCCAACGTATCTTCCGGTGGTGCTGTTATTTTGTCTTCTGTATTGGGGGATCGGTGAGATGTCCTTTACAGAGGTCCTTCTGAATCTGACGACGCTTAGCTTTTGGCTCGGGCTGGACAGCCGGTTTGACTGGTACGTCCCTGCACTATTGGTGTTGTATTTGCTTACGCCGCTGTTTATGTATTTTTTCAGGGGGCGGAATAAGGTGATTGCCGTTGCTGTGGCCAGCCTTCTTGGAATACTGCTCAGCGTAGTTCTATCTGGAACTTCGCTCTCCTATTTGCTGATTTTTACGATAAGAATTCCGATATTCTGTGTAGGCGTGTTTGTTGGATACCTTATCGATCAAAAACGGGCAATCTCGCGGCTGAGTCTAATCATGCATCTTGCAGTGTTTGTCTCAGGTATATTGCTGCTGGTAGTTAGCCAGAAATATCTGCAGGACTATGTATGGAGTTATGGACTGTGGTGGTATCCTTTTATTCTGATTACACTGCCTTTATGCATCTTGGCGGCGGGAGTACTGCACTGGATGGCAGAGCGTAAATGGACCCGTTATTCCTTCCTCTCATTCTGCGGCACGCATAGTCTGGAGATTTATCTGCTTCATGAAAGAATGCTCAAGATGTTGACAGATCTCCGGAGAAGCCTGAACCTGCAGGTGAACGACCTTGTTCTGAATGCGATTTGTATTCTCATTACGTTGGGACTGGCCTTACTATTGAAAAAAGCAGTTGCCGGGTTCAGCGCCAGAGTGAAGTCCGGTACAATACCAGTAACTACTTCGTGA
- a CDS encoding YdcF family protein, with translation MNKLRSKRTLRCLFLIFLLLAFFFFIAGRLLILIASPLESDVIIVLSGGTGRIEKGAKLYNDGYAPYLLLSNFKEVTSNSGDMLQTALTLGIPKEAILTENAALSTYQNAELTLPIMKQHGFTSAIVVSSDFHMRRVKFLFDHVYKKSGIELAYVGSESGYNAKRWWSDRYSRETTFNEYTKMIGNVFGYNGPEAKDALEQIKRWFR, from the coding sequence GTGAATAAATTACGGAGCAAAAGGACCCTCAGATGTCTTTTTTTAATTTTTCTTTTATTAGCGTTTTTTTTCTTTATAGCTGGAAGATTACTGATACTAATCGCATCTCCTTTAGAATCAGATGTAATTATCGTACTAAGCGGTGGAACAGGGAGGATTGAAAAGGGAGCAAAGTTGTATAATGATGGCTACGCTCCTTACCTACTCCTCTCAAACTTTAAGGAGGTAACAAGCAATTCCGGCGACATGCTCCAAACCGCTCTTACTTTAGGTATACCGAAAGAGGCTATTCTAACCGAAAATGCAGCATTGAGCACCTATCAGAACGCCGAGCTAACACTTCCAATTATGAAACAGCATGGTTTTACATCCGCTATTGTTGTGTCTTCGGATTTTCACATGCGGCGTGTGAAGTTTCTTTTCGATCATGTTTATAAAAAGTCTGGTATTGAGCTTGCCTATGTAGGTTCGGAATCCGGATACAATGCCAAACGTTGGTGGAGTGATCGTTATAGTCGGGAAACAACCTTTAACGAGTACACTAAGATGATAGGCAATGTATTCGGTTATAACGGGCCTGAGGCTAAAGATGCATTAGAGCAGATCAAGCGTTGGTTTCGATAA